A DNA window from Treponema sp. J25 contains the following coding sequences:
- a CDS encoding glycoside hydrolase family 3 N-terminal domain-containing protein encodes MKENRPSLGKNILRFVGGALFFSLLAGGVIGCRTQNAAEGKVPQNAPYKDAGLPVEKRVEDLLSRMTLQEKIGQMTQIERGSLRPGDISRYFLGSVLSGGGGAPRPNTVQGWQDMIRRYQEEALATRLQIPIIYGVDAVHGHNNLQNATIFPHNIGLGATGDADLVRRIGKATALEMAATGVYWNFAPCIAVGRDPRWGRFYESYGESSALVARLGRAYIEGFKDAAALLPVRPVTTAKHFIGDGGTRWGTSKTDTYKIDQGDTVADRTYLEEVLFPPYKAAVEAGVRTIMVSFSSLNGIKMHAHRELITDVLKKSWGFTGFVVSDWGGIDQIDPDYSRAVEQGINAGIDMVMVPYDAPRFIDTLEQLVQKRKVPLSRIDDAVRRILRVKFEMGLFDAPLEAVLAAQPASVVRSADHRALAREAVAKSVVILKNNGILPLGGSGSGTTGARAEKAGGAEKGGVAGAGTGPRRLFVAGWAADDIGIQCGGWTIDWQGKPGNITAGTTILGALREALPGVEIIYDPRADFEETPGSGAGSGSGAKNAPQSGAKTASDRGELCIVVAGEFPYAEGKGDTARPELPPREQEALREARTRFKQVILVIISGRPLVLDEESLSCDAILAAWLPGTEGAGVVDILLGHVPSTGRLPCAWPRSVEQLPLDTLIQGNEKPLFPVGWGVE; translated from the coding sequence ATGAAAGAAAACCGACCCTCTCTTGGTAAAAACATCCTGAGATTTGTTGGTGGGGCTTTGTTCTTTTCTTTGCTCGCAGGAGGAGTCATAGGGTGTCGTACTCAAAACGCAGCGGAAGGTAAGGTTCCTCAGAACGCTCCCTATAAGGATGCGGGACTTCCTGTTGAAAAACGGGTGGAGGATCTCCTTTCTCGCATGACCCTCCAGGAAAAAATTGGTCAGATGACCCAGATTGAACGGGGAAGCCTGCGGCCCGGGGATATCAGTCGTTATTTTCTGGGTAGTGTGTTAAGTGGTGGAGGCGGAGCCCCTCGACCTAACACGGTGCAGGGCTGGCAGGACATGATCCGCCGGTATCAGGAAGAGGCCCTCGCAACCCGCCTCCAGATCCCGATCATCTACGGAGTCGATGCGGTTCATGGGCACAATAACCTACAAAACGCTACGATTTTTCCCCATAACATCGGGCTGGGTGCTACGGGAGATGCGGACCTGGTGCGCCGTATCGGAAAGGCCACCGCCCTGGAAATGGCTGCCACCGGCGTGTATTGGAATTTTGCCCCCTGTATTGCGGTTGGCCGGGACCCCCGCTGGGGCCGTTTTTATGAATCCTATGGAGAATCGAGCGCCCTGGTAGCCCGCCTCGGAAGGGCTTACATCGAAGGCTTTAAAGATGCGGCGGCCTTACTGCCGGTGCGGCCGGTAACAACGGCAAAGCACTTCATTGGTGATGGCGGCACCCGCTGGGGAACTTCAAAAACCGATACCTATAAGATTGATCAGGGAGATACGGTGGCGGATAGGACGTATCTTGAGGAAGTGCTGTTTCCCCCCTATAAGGCGGCGGTTGAAGCGGGGGTACGGACCATCATGGTATCCTTTTCCAGTTTGAATGGCATCAAGATGCACGCCCATCGGGAATTGATTACCGATGTCCTTAAAAAGAGCTGGGGATTTACGGGTTTTGTGGTGTCCGATTGGGGCGGTATTGATCAGATTGATCCGGATTATTCCCGGGCGGTGGAACAGGGAATAAATGCGGGGATCGATATGGTGATGGTCCCCTACGATGCTCCCCGTTTTATCGACACCCTGGAGCAATTAGTACAAAAGAGGAAGGTTCCCCTCAGCCGGATTGATGATGCGGTTCGCCGGATTTTGCGGGTAAAGTTTGAGATGGGTTTGTTTGATGCGCCCCTTGAGGCCGTGCTTGCGGCCCAGCCGGCTTCGGTGGTCCGCTCTGCGGACCACCGGGCCCTGGCCCGGGAGGCGGTGGCAAAAAGTGTGGTGATCCTTAAAAACAATGGGATTCTGCCGTTAGGTGGGTCTGGCTCGGGGACCACCGGGGCCAGGGCCGAAAAGGCCGGCGGGGCAGAGAAGGGAGGGGTAGCAGGAGCCGGTACCGGTCCCCGCCGCCTTTTCGTGGCCGGCTGGGCCGCCGACGATATCGGTATCCAATGTGGCGGCTGGACCATCGACTGGCAGGGTAAACCCGGAAACATCACCGCCGGCACTACCATCCTAGGAGCCCTGCGAGAAGCTCTTCCTGGGGTAGAAATCATCTATGACCCGCGGGCTGACTTTGAGGAAACCCCGGGAAGTGGCGCCGGTTCAGGATCAGGAGCGAAGAATGCCCCTCAAAGTGGCGCAAAGACTGCATCGGACAGGGGTGAACTTTGTATCGTGGTGGCCGGCGAATTTCCCTATGCAGAAGGAAAGGGTGATACGGCACGACCCGAACTTCCTCCCCGGGAGCAAGAAGCCCTCCGGGAAGCCCGGACTCGCTTTAAGCAGGTTATCCTGGTGATTATAAGTGGTCGTCCTCTTGTTTTGGATGAGGAGTCCCTATCCTGCGATGCCATCCTTGCGGCTTGGCTTCCCGGTACCGAGGGAGCCGGTGTGGTAGATATCCTTCTTGGACATGTTCCCAGTACTGGCCGACTTCCCTGTGCCTGGCCCCGTTCGGTGGAGCAGCTTCCCCTGGATACCCTTATTCAAGGGAACGAAAAACCCCTCTTCCCGGTGGGCTGGGGGGTGGAGTGA
- a CDS encoding glycosyltransferase, with protein sequence MGDLIQFCIFICLASLGLLRLRRFYTAPLSLLSLDPPDSKPGDTGEDARPIPSLSVPLFSVIIPARNEERRLPGLLQSLKKQTLRPREIIVVDDGSTDGNAVVRCIVGYSEFIHGRIACQRRGPSSLFIPLINPTWPSMIGTTLPVLF encoded by the coding sequence ATGGGGGACCTGATACAGTTCTGTATCTTTATATGTCTTGCATCCCTTGGGCTTCTGCGACTGCGCCGTTTTTATACGGCCCCCCTCTCCCTGCTTTCTTTGGATCCCCCTGATTCTAAGCCCGGTGATACCGGTGAGGATGCCAGGCCAATTCCTTCTCTTTCGGTGCCACTTTTTTCGGTGATTATCCCCGCCCGTAACGAAGAACGGCGGCTTCCTGGCCTTTTGCAGTCCCTAAAGAAACAGACGCTGCGGCCCCGGGAAATCATCGTTGTGGATGACGGTTCCACCGATGGGAACGCCGTGGTTCGCTGTATCGTCGGTTATTCCGAATTCATACATGGAAGGATCGCTTGCCAGAGGCGGGGGCCCTCTTCCCTTTTCATCCCTTTGATAAATCCCACCTGGCCCAGCATGATCGGGACTACTTTGCCCGTTTTGTTTTAG
- a CDS encoding glycoside hydrolase family 127 protein — protein MQGLRYLGCILILLLIFISLSCKSLEKGASMNPSDMGKMMAIVRLQENSLFGQSQRVGLEYVLRLEPDRLLAPVSEALGRGSEAKAARYGGWESRQIAGHSLGHYLSALAAFWQVTGDSRIEERIRYVLQELARLQRSDGYLGGVESRPFDIAATGTFSVEAFSLAGYWVPWYSIHKIYAGLIDVYVATGNPLALSIVRRMADWAINRTSAMTEQQFQRMLECEHGGMCEVFAELYALTGEKKYLTMAERFIHHRIMDPLMKEIDVLQGLHANTQIPKVIGLARLYELTGKEEYRRAAEFFFKNVVDHRSYVIGGNSVREHFGPLDQERLARDTCETCNTYNMLKLAEHLFRWNPSSYYADFYERALYNHILASQEPETGAKCYFMSTDPGHFKVYGTEDNSFWCCTGTGMENPARYNRFIWVREGNTLYVNLFIPSRYENEGSVFQLITNFPYETKAHIEISSSGGTSSSQGISQIRIRRPAWARESFKVSYNDKVYTTEEYGYITIPGPFPSGSSIQLEWNMGLHVYVTRDRERRIAFMYGPLVLAARLGKENFPSTDVVADHLSLMYHPDPTKIGAFLGDPQNSSQWIKIKDPTRLEFESLPGAFSEGQRFILIPYFALHHERYTIYFDSQEYKAPSREDIYGPQTIDKVYPGQQQSEIEHDLKSKQSYSGYLPSVDMTWRDARGLGSYFSYRMKFKKDRANTLLVAYYGLDGPVGAFKRKFTISVNGTVIATEELYPQGVDGPVDVKYRIDPEILKNLPADENGFVFAELRFATTGGTSYAGGILELRVLTEAP, from the coding sequence ATGCAGGGACTTCGGTATTTAGGATGTATTCTTATTCTTTTGCTCATATTTATATCGTTATCCTGTAAGAGTTTGGAAAAGGGAGCTTCTATGAATCCTTCTGACATGGGAAAAATGATGGCTATCGTACGGCTTCAAGAAAATTCTCTGTTTGGTCAATCTCAAAGGGTGGGCCTTGAATACGTGCTTCGTCTCGAACCGGATCGACTCTTGGCGCCAGTGTCTGAGGCCCTTGGTCGTGGCTCAGAAGCGAAGGCCGCCCGCTACGGTGGTTGGGAAAGTCGCCAGATTGCGGGTCATTCTTTAGGTCATTATTTGTCTGCCCTGGCTGCTTTCTGGCAGGTCACAGGGGACTCCCGTATTGAAGAACGGATTCGCTATGTACTTCAAGAACTTGCCCGTCTGCAACGATCCGATGGCTATCTTGGAGGGGTGGAAAGCCGTCCCTTTGATATAGCCGCTACAGGAACTTTTTCGGTAGAAGCCTTTAGTCTCGCTGGCTATTGGGTCCCCTGGTATTCAATTCATAAGATATATGCGGGACTCATAGATGTGTACGTGGCTACGGGAAATCCCCTTGCCTTATCCATCGTGCGTCGGATGGCCGACTGGGCAATCAACAGAACTTCCGCTATGACCGAACAGCAATTCCAAAGGATGCTCGAATGTGAGCATGGGGGCATGTGTGAGGTTTTTGCCGAATTGTATGCCCTCACGGGAGAGAAGAAATATCTTACTATGGCGGAACGATTTATCCATCATCGTATTATGGATCCCCTTATGAAAGAGATTGATGTGCTCCAGGGCCTCCATGCAAATACCCAGATCCCCAAAGTAATCGGTTTGGCTCGCTTATATGAACTTACAGGAAAAGAAGAATATCGTCGGGCTGCGGAGTTCTTTTTTAAAAATGTGGTGGACCATCGTTCCTATGTGATTGGTGGAAATTCGGTACGTGAACACTTTGGGCCCCTAGATCAAGAACGCCTTGCCCGGGATACCTGCGAAACCTGTAATACCTACAATATGCTCAAGTTGGCAGAACACCTGTTTCGATGGAACCCCAGTTCGTATTATGCCGATTTTTATGAGCGGGCCTTGTATAATCATATTCTGGCTTCACAGGAACCTGAAACGGGGGCAAAATGTTACTTTATGTCCACCGATCCGGGGCACTTTAAAGTATATGGTACAGAAGATAATTCTTTCTGGTGTTGTACCGGCACAGGAATGGAAAATCCTGCTCGCTATAATCGTTTTATCTGGGTGCGAGAAGGAAATACCCTGTATGTAAATCTATTTATTCCTTCTCGATATGAAAACGAAGGAAGTGTTTTTCAATTAATTACCAATTTCCCGTATGAAACGAAAGCTCACATTGAAATTAGTTCCTCCGGGGGAACCTCTTCTTCCCAGGGAATTTCTCAGATTCGTATTCGCCGCCCTGCCTGGGCTAGGGAGTCTTTTAAAGTTTCGTATAACGACAAAGTTTACACTACCGAAGAGTACGGATACATAACCATTCCGGGGCCTTTTCCTTCTGGGTCTTCAATTCAGCTTGAATGGAATATGGGTCTGCATGTCTATGTAACCCGGGATAGGGAACGGCGAATTGCTTTTATGTATGGCCCTCTGGTATTGGCGGCCCGGCTTGGCAAGGAGAATTTCCCTTCCACCGATGTAGTGGCGGATCATCTTTCATTGATGTATCATCCAGATCCTACGAAAATAGGGGCCTTCTTAGGGGACCCTCAGAATTCATCCCAGTGGATAAAAATAAAAGATCCTACCCGTCTTGAATTTGAATCTCTCCCTGGCGCTTTTTCAGAGGGGCAGCGCTTCATTTTGATTCCCTATTTTGCCCTGCATCATGAGCGATATACCATTTACTTTGATTCTCAGGAGTATAAAGCCCCCAGTCGAGAAGACATCTATGGTCCCCAGACCATCGACAAGGTGTACCCGGGACAACAGCAATCGGAAATTGAACACGATCTTAAGAGCAAGCAATCCTATTCGGGATATCTTCCTTCAGTAGATATGACCTGGCGTGATGCCCGCGGCTTAGGATCCTACTTCTCGTATCGCATGAAATTCAAAAAAGATAGGGCTAATACACTCTTAGTGGCGTACTATGGTCTGGATGGCCCCGTAGGAGCTTTTAAACGGAAATTTACTATTTCGGTCAATGGGACGGTGATAGCCACCGAAGAATTATACCCTCAAGGGGTCGATGGACCGGTGGATGTGAAGTATCGGATTGATCCTGAGATTCTTAAAAATCTCCCTGCTGATGAAAATGGCTTTGTCTTTGCGGAGCTTCGTTTCGCCACCACCGGTGGTACGAGTTATGCCGGTGGTATTTTGGAGCTTCGGGTGCTTACGGAAGCACCATAG
- a CDS encoding HD domain-containing protein, whose amino-acid sequence MKRKFKDSEGRLFKSKQPIQEDRMSPADLPVAETVLRAFVRMMDLKGLYRQGWLKRGVPELRAESVADHSFGTALLALLLADHLGKTEDFAGLDAHRCVEMALIHELGEVYAGDITPADGISKEEKYRREREAFVRVVAGLPQAERFLALWEEFEAGTSPEARFIRQLDRLEMGIQAALLKSEGFAHMDEFIESARRIVTQRDLRVFLRLAETKASNGSESGGVNKKGSRPFLCVPKSV is encoded by the coding sequence ATGAAACGCAAGTTTAAGGATAGTGAAGGACGGCTATTTAAATCAAAACAACCGATCCAGGAAGATCGGATGTCACCAGCTGATCTTCCTGTGGCCGAAACGGTTCTGCGGGCCTTTGTTCGGATGATGGACCTGAAGGGCCTGTATCGGCAGGGCTGGCTTAAGCGCGGGGTGCCGGAACTCCGGGCCGAATCGGTGGCGGACCATAGCTTCGGTACGGCCCTGCTGGCGTTACTTCTGGCGGACCACCTCGGTAAAACCGAGGATTTTGCCGGCCTCGATGCCCATCGCTGTGTGGAAATGGCCCTGATTCATGAACTGGGAGAAGTGTATGCGGGGGATATTACCCCCGCCGATGGCATTTCTAAAGAAGAAAAATACCGGCGGGAGCGGGAAGCCTTTGTCAGGGTCGTGGCGGGTTTGCCGCAGGCAGAGCGATTCCTTGCTCTCTGGGAAGAATTTGAAGCCGGTACCAGCCCCGAGGCTCGTTTTATTCGTCAACTAGACCGGCTAGAGATGGGGATTCAGGCGGCACTCCTTAAATCCGAGGGGTTTGCTCACATGGATGAATTTATCGAAAGCGCCCGCAGGATCGTTACCCAGCGGGACCTGCGCGTTTTTCTGAGGCTTGCTGAAACCAAGGCCTCTAACGGCTCTGAATCGGGGGGGGTAAATAAAAAGGGATCGCGCCCTTTTCTTTGTGTCCCCAAGTCAGTATAG